The Catharus ustulatus isolate bCatUst1 chromosome 15, bCatUst1.pri.v2, whole genome shotgun sequence genome has a window encoding:
- the FNDC9 gene encoding fibronectin type III domain-containing protein 9, producing MNIEVHNITYTSATVSWAMSSPCPENYYHVMYRPNWNSVFAGYLRQNFHREERVPHPLSSLVLHRLTPSTIYVLCITCKNSYPSSNHCTTFHTLDKIPLVFGGSKHEPTTSMWMVSSLLLLCFLALLAYGCLQFWSARCRWAARLKHPDSSPEEVVEGSSSPEEPLSDGLREELPEVPMTTVLMRSSSSMKESPYNSPHCFFSYKNSDDKRAILPQHGLQ from the coding sequence ATGAACATCGAGGTGCACAACATCACTTACACCAGTGCCACGGTGTCCTGGGCCatgagcagcccctgcccagagAACTACTACCACGTCATGTACCGCCCCAACTGGAACAGCGTCTTCGCCGGGTACCTGCGGCAGAACTTCCACCGCGAGGAGCGCGTCCCGCACCCGCTCAGCTCCCTGGTGCTGCACCGCCTCACCCCTTCCACCATCTACGTCCTCTGCATCACCTGCAAGAACTCCTACCCCTCCAGCAACCACTGCACCACCTTCCACACGCTGGACAAAATCCCCCTGGTTTTTGGCGGCTCCAAGCACGAGCCCACCACGTCCATGTGGATGGTgagcagcctcctgctcctctgcttcctcGCCCTGCTGGCCTACGGCTGCCTGCAGTTCTGGTCTGCAAGGTGCCGCTGGGCTGCCAGGCTGAAACACCCCGACAGCAGCCCTGAAGAAGTGGTGGAAGGAAGCAGCTCACCAGAGGAGCCACTGAGTGATGGACTGAGAGAGGAGCTCCCGGAGGTGCCCATGACCACTGTGCTGATGAGGAGCTCCAGTTCCATGAAGGAGAGCCCATATAACTCCCctcactgctttttttcctacaaaaacAGTGATGATAAAAGGGCCATCTTGCCACAGCATGGCCTTcaatga